CTCAGTATCTCAGTCTCAACTCTCACCCTCTCACCCTCTCAGGAACCCTAATAGCTACCACCACCGCCACTGCATCCCACCGCCATCGCCACCGCATCCCACAGCCCCTCTTCGCCGTCCTACAACCCCTCTTCGCCGTCGCGGAGCTCCTCTCCTCCATCGCCGTCGCGGAACTCCTCTCCTCCACCGTCATCGCCGAGCTCTCCACCTCCACCGTCGTCGCCGGTAATACTCAGCCTTCCACCTCGGCTCCTATTTAATCGTCGCCTACTCTGTgcttgattttataattttttgatttttctgtTCATGATTTGTTAAGTCTGTGTTCATCTGTTCATATTTTGTTAGTTGTGTTCATCAGAAGTTCAGAACATGTTTATAAATTGATTTTTCTGTTCATGTTTCTGTTCCTATTTGTTCATGCTGGATTACATGATTTTGGTTGCTGCTTGATGTTTATCTGGATTACATGATTTTGAGTTGCTGCTTCATGTTTATCTGGATTACATGATTTTGGTTTCTGTTTGAAGAATCTTTAATCTGTTTTTGGCTTTCTATTATGTTGCGTTTATTGGTGACTTGGGATTGAATGATGATCATTGCAAGCAAATTGAGGCTGGGGCGTTGAAGGCAGCTGGGGAATTTGTCATCCTTCTTTTCTCTATGTGTTTATGTGTGCTTATTAATATTTATAGAGTTGTTTCTTGTTACTGTGTGTGTTTGTAATCAATAGCCAATAGTTGTGGATTTGagaatatttttactttttgctGCTTCAATTTTGCTGCTTCATGAATCTGTTTAGAAAtagggttttgttgcttctgtTTGATTCAGTGACGAGTATAGGGGTAATTCATGATTCATCCATTGTTTGCTTCTACTTTCTTGCCACTTTGTTCTTATTGCTTCTTGTCTTTGATTTTCTGATTGTTATAGATGGAACAATCACAAAGTATAAAAAGTTTGAAGCTTTGGAACAATAATACTCCGAAATCAATTGGTAAGGTGATAACAAAGCAGTGGCTAAATTGTTCAATGATCTTGAGAAGAACATTATCCATGAAACTTTTATTGCTGAGTATCTTTGTATCTGTATAAGACTTGAATGCTTTCTGTAAACATATTTGGCAGAGAAAAGTAGCCACACCCTTGTAATGCCAAAAAGGAAAGCTAGCAGTATTTAGTATTTACTATTGTGTCAATCACTAGTGATACTGTAGTATACTTCAAGGCTAAGCCttgattttatatatttaaaattatttttaggttttttaataattttatttaatatttaattaaaccggttgaatCTCGGTCGAACTAGTGAACCATTGAACCAGTGACCTCACCGGTTTATTGACCGGTCCGATTCTCGCAACCTTGGATACAATATAAAAGAGGATTTATAGGTACTAAGAGAATcgaaataataaagacgtaatatcgtataataaatattcagatatgtTAAATACACTACAAAAATAGTGTAATTATCGACGCTAAAAATCGACATCCAGATTTTCCGTCAATAATTTTCGATGGCTTGTCGtcgataaaataaaaaaaattattaaaaataaaatattaaaatcgatGAGCATGTCGTCTATTATGTTAGCAactttttagcctctttcttTTTATCGTCATACTATCGACGGAAATGgtggataaatttttttttctttaaaatcgACGGATTAATtatctattttaataattataatatcaaCAGATTTACTACCAAAAAATTTAGACGattgagatttttttttaaaagttggGGGACGGtgtaaatttattaaataaagcaTACGGCTAAAgtgttgatttttattttaatttaaatccACAACACCACTGTCGATTTTTATCAACAAAACATCATCCCCGCGTTTACTTCCCGCGACCACTCTATCACTGAATTTCTCCAAAATTAATCCCAAACTTTAAGAGATTTAGAACCTACACTAATTAACCCCAAAAGTTAACTCCAAAATCTCAGTgaagctgcttcttcttctccaatgcCCGAGAGTAGAGGCCAGAGACGGAGTCACGGTCACGGAGAGAGGCAGAGAGCCGCCGGAGAGCagagcttcttcttcttcgagcTTGCCACTGCGCCATCCTTTTCCTGTAAGTTCCTCTCTCTTCGCGCTCTCTCTCTATCATCCTGTCGCATtgtgattcttcttcttcttctccaccGCTGCGCCATCTTCTTCATGTAagttcctctctctctctcgcgctctctctctctatcaCTCTGTCACATTGTGATTTGTGAATCTGCATGtaagttcttcttcttccacagATTCGTCATTGTAACATCTTTGCCGGTTGCCGTCGCTATAATCCCGTCGTTGTTGCAGCTTCTTGTAAGTTCCTCCCTCCCTctgataattatatttattttttcaattttgtatCTGCTATTTTCATAGTGAAATTCTGAATTTGCGTTTGTTAACAACAATCGCATCAATATTACTGAAACCTAGTTTAGCATAATCAATTCTTCTTGCGcttgttatttaatttatttgctaTGATCATATTGCTCGTCTTATAATTTGAGTTTTTGGCACAATTATATGTTACTACTTACTTTTAGCTAGAAATGCTACTAAATAATTGGTGCGTGAATCATTACTTGTATGTTGATTGTTGCCTCTCATTTCAACAATTAACTTAAAATTAGTATTGCATCTTGTAATAATTTGGTTGATAATTCTCCAGATTCCAATATTGATAGTCAATCACAAGCTCCCTCTAAGTTGGCTATTTTCACTTTTTAGAATATCCATCCCTCGCACAGAGAGAGACACACTAGGACTAAGCTCTGATAATCTCAGCTGTGTTCATTCCAATTTTTGTGTGATGGCTCTGAGAGGAGTATGGCAACTTCAGAAGCTCATTGTTGAGTATGGCTATGATAATACACCCTCTTGTTGCTACCAGATTGCTGAATCACATTTGGAATTCTATTTTCTTAAATAATGGCAGTTTTATAGAGAATGTGATGTTAAAATTTGCTTGCTCTCTTCCCTAGATGAGTAATAATTTCTCGTTAATTACTATGTCTATCTAACTAGTACATCTTTCAAGGTTAAGGTGATGAGGAAGAGTGAAAAACCATCTTCTACAGCAGCAACCTCTGTGACTACATTCACCAAGAGCCAAGAGCAACAAGGTACTCTATCTCCGCCACCCAGTCGTTCAGAAGCAAATGGTTTCGAGACAAATACTGAAAAAATTGCAAACATTCAAGAAGCTGAAGGTCGAGTGCCCGTCTAACTCTACTCTTTGGTTCATATTTTTCTGTCTCATGTCTTTGTTTATTCTCACTATGTTTATCGCACTGATATTGCTAACATGGCTCCTTCCTTTATGACAGCTGAGGGTTATTCTATTCATGTGAAAGGGCTATCACCCAACACTACACCTTCCCTCCTGGAGAGTGTGTTAAAGAAGTTTGGACTTATTAAGAATGGTGGTATCCAAGTTAGATCACAAAAGGTATAATGCATTTTCATTCAAAGATTTCTGAGTTCTTATTATCAGCTTCTAGCTAACATCTATATGCATATGGATGAACAGGGAATTTCGCTTTGGCTTTGTGGAGTTTGAAGTAGCAAGTGCTGCCCAAAGTGCACTTGAggtaaaaaaaaatcagatataaaaattatttactatAATACCCAAGTAAATATAATACCCAAGACTTGCTATAGTATTAGAGCTGatttttctataattattaaacTTATTGAAATATATTCAATATTCAGTCAATGAGGCTTTACCCTCAACCACCAGTGTTGATCCGTCGCTCTCTTGAGAATGATATGCTCGGCGAGTATCCTATAAAAAGGTAATGCTAATGGATTCTTTGTCTAGTTTAGTAAGTCTTTTTCGCTGGTAAATTACAGTAACCAGTCTAAGATTTCATTAACTTATATCTTGCTTTTCTGCTATCAAGAAAACTACCCTGTTACAGAAAACACACTTACCTCCCTATATAGAAAAATTTCATGGCTGAATTCACATTGCGCTATACACCTACTACTTCACATGTGAAATCACAGTAATTTCTGAAACAATGGAGATGTAACCTTAAGGGATGAATATCGATCATTTTTGTTTCGGCCAACTTAGAGTATTCTTTTCTGAAATGTAATGATTTTATGCCATCAATTACTTGCAGAGGTGAAGATATCTTTATATCTGTCTGGAACCTGCATCGTAGTCCAAACCTATGGGATGATGCTGATAAGTTTCAACCAGAAAGATGGCCAGTAGATGGACCTAACCCCAATGAGACAAATCAAAAACctcaaatatattttatctgcacttaatttatttttgttgttctATTCTGTACTTTATTTTCATGCAAGTAATATTGCTATTCTCTCTTTCAGGTATCTTCCATTTGGGGGAGGACCGCGGAAATGTATTGGTGATTTGTTTGCttcaaatatattttatctgcacttaatttatttttgtttgttcaCCGGACTGTCCTTTTTATAGGAGATTCGAGACGTAAAGTCTAAACCCTATGATTATATGAGACATGATTTGCTATTCCTCACataataatgataatttttCACTTGCATGATCTTATGGTACTTATGGTAGACCATAGTAGCATTTGCCATGCTTGTTAGACGGTTCAACTTTCAAAGGGCAGTTGGAGCCCCACCAGTaagtttgttttgtttgttgtgatatttaacaatgtttgattAAATGTCAACCATGGAAGTTACACATCTCTAACACTGGAGTTTGGGTATTATATTTACTTGGATCTCTTGTATAAAAATTATTCGCTTTGTCCTCAAGAAAGAACATATGCATAGTGTCATGTCACTCTTGCAACTTCTTATCTAGTTGCTttgacattttattttttatatatctcCTAATGAGCTTGGCTGGTATTCATTTCCTAAGCTTGTTATTGTCTATGTTGAGTATGTCTGTTAATATTGAAGCTCTGGCTTATTTGGTTCTTCAGTCAGTGAATTGACTTTCTGATTCAAAAGTTTTCCTTGGTTGATGCTGTCGTTCTTGATTTATCTTGGGAGATGGTTTTTGTTGTGGTTGTTAAATAGAAGATCCGTtagaagtttctccatttgtctTGTTTAAGATGCATTGTGTATAAACTGTTTCCAAGCTGAGTTATTTATGTAGAGTTGTTTGTATTTGTTAAATCAAACTCTTCTATATGGCGTCACATATCCTTGGACAATATAATTGTTTTTGAATGTGGATTTGTGAGTTAACACTTTTCATTGGCAATGTCAGGCATCACCTATTCTGATTGAAGGGCACCAAGTTTTGGTTGAGGAAAAGAGATTAACAACTTAAGGTAAGCGTCCTGCATTCataacattttttgcctttagTCTACCTTTCCTTTCCTGTGAACCACTGTTAGGGTCCTAGACATTATGGGGTGCCCAAAATACAAACTTCTGCTTGAGCAACTTATTAACGCTTGTGGCCTTTTTGGTGCGATGAACTCATTGAAAGATATTTTCAATTTTAGTCACTTAGTTAAAGGTAAAAGTGACAATGAAGGaacttctaaattttaatttgaggtggactaagattttcttaggggtcatttttctaactatttttttcCATATTAGTGACTTAGGTAAAGGTAGTTCCCTAAATATTTGGTTAGTGGTAGTAGCAATGTCAATATAGCAGAAGTTAGCTTTTGACCTTTTGTTGCTTCCAGAgttctttaaatatttttggaagcatgattgcaattttgtgagAAATCGTCTATTTATCATTTCTGACAGGACAGGCTGATAGTGGCATTATACGCAAAATTCCTAATCATTTTTTATCTTTAGTGCATTCAACTATTGCTGAACTacaatatttaatattttaatagaGGCAAGAGTGGCATTCAGTTCCACAGTAGGTGAAGGTTTAGTTGAGGAAGCCAATGCTGATTTTCTTCTTCTCGTGGCTCAAGAAATCCAAAAAACAAGTAAGAACTAGTGATGATGTAACAATTATCATATCATGAATTTCCATTATCAAGATCAGACATGACAAATGTTTATTTTGTTCCTTATAGGAATGGAAGTTCCAACGGAATTAGCAAATATTgctttgaatattttgtattattagtggaTTGTAATTTAAATGAATATAAGTTCGAGTTTAGTTATTTATCTTGTCTTGAGTTTTTATGTTAGaggattatttattattttgattaagtTTGTAAACTCATTATCTAATATttagtataaattatatttaaaagtttatttgtcTTGTTATCTAAtattttgtataaattttattttgatatataaaattttatttgcattaattgtctattatttttcaaatagaaaaaataattaaaaaaatgtggCTATTAAAATCGACGGTAAAGTTGTcgctttttaaatttaaaatagacaaactaaaacaaaatatagacgATGAACTTGTCggtattttaataattaaattgacGGCTCTTTTGTCGATTTTATTGAATCAAATATCGACGGAAACGGTGTTGATTCTGTATAATAATATCGACGGTTCTTCTGTCGATTTTATTGAATCAAATATCAACGAAAAATGTGTCAATTTTGTATAATAATATCGACGGCGAAACTGTCGATTTTATTAAGCAACTGTCGATTTTATTAAGCAGGGAAAATTCCCAAACTCATATTATAGACGGGAGGATTGTCGATTTTAATGAATATCGACGGCCTAATAAGCCGTCGATTTTattaagattttgaaaaatcgACAAGCGTTATAGCGACTTCATCCACCGTTGATTTTGCCGTCGATTTTAATGGTGTTTCTTGTAGTGATAACGCTAATTgatctaattgatcctaattatactcTAACATACCTTCTCAAACTCAAATGACAACTTGAGTTTGAAACTTATTTGaaacaactaaataaaaaaaatacataaattgaTAGAACGGGTGCAGACGGAACTACCAAAAAGGAAGCACAAACGGAACTGTCAGaagcgcagacggaactgccacaAGGAAGCGCAGACGAAATTGCCATAAGAAAACGCAGACGAAATTTTCGGAAGAGAACACAGACGGAACTGCCGCAAGAGTGGCCAACTGCCGAAAAACTACTGAAAAGATGGCAAACTTACCGAAAATTGTTGAAAAGTAACAAAGTGCGAAGTGATGACAAACTATCGGAAGAAACGAAAAATATATGGTTTCTCCATAAGAAAAAGTAAGTAGTGGATAGGCTAATCGGTGAAGTTAGAAAAGTATCAAAACAttgacaaaagaaaagaaaaaaaaaggcatGTAAGAAAAGTTTGAAAGGTATGGTGATTTCACAAGAAGAAAATCAACTTATCCTCCTCAAGGAGGATATCATGGCTTTGATACCAGCCATGTTAGAAAGGAGAGATGGAGCAATAGAAAAAATGTTTGTGAGCATTCAAATTGTgtagaatgatacaatatagaagggtatttataggtgataagagaatcgaaataataaagacgtaatatcctataataaatatttagatatgCTAAATAATGCTAATTGATATAACTGATcctaattatataaaaatccaatttttatataatagaatagatttGAAAAAATCACTAATCAATTTCATATTTTCTTCCATTAAAACTATTTTGGCAGGTGATATTCCCCGCGAACAAAATAATGCCTGTATCCAATAATATAGGTcattttatcaaaaaaaaatttggatttgCGATATAATTGCTACACTTTGTAAAACTATTTACTGAAATTTTTTACTTTCAAATTTACAGTTTCTGTCACCTAAGAGGAACCTACAggttttttttcctttcaattaataaattattaattttccATTTTATATTATTGTAAAAGGAATTAGATTTTTGTGTAGTATCTATGAATTTCATAAGTAGTCCAAATATTGTGATCAGATGGCTGCCTGTTCCTGCAGTATACCGACACCTTAGCTTGTATGACCAACTCGTCCGTCTCATTGCAGATTCTTGTAAACATTAGCCTCCTCTTCACTGATCGCGTCATCGTTTGAAGATTTTATAGTATCCTGACGATTGTGTGACGAACTTGCCTACACAAATCACATTGATGCTCGGGTGCCAACTTCACTTAGTGAATTTGGTTTCGCTTGTTATCCATGTCATCTGCCCCAAAGATGCTATTTGAAAGAAACATGAACCTCAAAATTAAAGTTTGTTTCCATTacatttaaatattttgaaacTACCGTTATGCAAATGTTCTTCCTCAATTTGCTGTTGACGGAGAAAATGTGATAAAAACATGTTATTCCTCAATTTCGCAATGAGTATATGCCAAATTGGGTGTTTTCTTAATTTCGTCAGCTTAAACTGTGAAATTGAATTGCTTGCGAAAATTGAGAAATAatgcaaaaaaatataattctttttataataattttaaattgaaaataaaaaacttttatttaaataaaaagaaactCGAACCTACAAGGTGAAGGCTCCACATCCAACAACGCCTTTAAGTTGGAGGCTCTGGTTTGAAGCCTTCTCCTTAAAAGTGTTGGGCCAACCGTGGGGAGCTCTCAACAATCGGGGAGATTCGGGGaggaatcaagtgagagaacataagatgagatgacgccacatccaactcaaaaccttaaggtgtcaagttaatgggtctctcatcttataaactcctcactcttCCATGCTTTCTTAGATGTGGGACTAACTTCAACACTCCTCACACTTGCAACACTAACAATCTCCCCCTCAAGTGTGAGCCTTCACATCAAGCATCAACTCCCCTCTAGCTCCTCCACCACCATAAGTATTCGTCCATCACACCGCCGCAAAACACCGCGGGACACGCCGCCCGAACCACCTTTGCCGGGAAGACTTTCGATGCTTCACCTTGAATACTCCTTAAAACCACCAGACCGATTAAACCatcggctctgataccactttgtTGGGCCAACCGTGGGGAGCTCTCAACAATCGGGGAGATTCGGGGaggaatcaagtgagagaaCATAAGATGAGATGACGtcacatccaactcaaaaccttaaggtgtcaagttaatgggtctctcatcttataaactcctcactcttCCCTGCTTTCTTAGATGTGGGACTAACTTCAACACTCCTCACACTTGCAACACTAACAAAAAGCTCCAACCATATTGGCATTTTATTGTTGATAGCTCCAAGCATTTTAAAGAAGTTTTTATGACGAGTGACGAtatggaattaattaattaaaacaatTTCAGTAATTTGCTTACTCTTTTTCTAACTATAATTCTTACAAGTTCAATAAAAGAAgcatattaattattttttattataattaaaaaataaaaattattgagTTAGTAACAACTTGACTAATTTGTTTACCTTTTAGTTGTAATTCTCACtaattcaataaattaaaatattgacaataattattttgaattataattaaaaatgaaattattgAATTAGTAACAACAGCTTCAACAATTTGTTCATCTTTCAGTTATATTTCTTACTAATTCAATTGAAGGGGCATgctaatcattttttttttattataagtaAAAGTAAATTAACTCCTAATTCAATGCcctgtttattatttttcttttactagAATTCTAGCTGATtcaataaaagagaaatattaattattattattaatatcgTCGTCGTCGTTTGAGTTATCAATATGGAAAAATTTAGGAGGCCAGCAACTTTATTAAATTCTGACTAGTATGTAACCATAAAAAAAGTAAGTAATCTCACATTAttagatgaaatctcacactattaaaaaCATCATCGATAGCTACTTGAtggctacaaatcacaaaaatgaCTGATCTCTAACAGTCCTCTAAAAATATTAGATCCAAACAAATTCATTAAACAATCAAAGGTCTAATTTGCTTACAATTTCCTGTAATCTAAGACTATTACTCATATTATACTCCTCTACTTCTAACTCAAGGCTGCTTTACTTTTGCCAAAAAAATATGCAAAACTATTACAAAATTTACAATATCTGGGTGTAAGAAAGCAGCTAGGAATACAAAGAACATTCGCTGCTGCATGCATggcttttttatttattaggtGGGTAGTGTCTTCCGTTTCATGCTCACAGAGACAGCAGAGAGGGTCTTCAAGGATAATCCCTTAATCTTGTAGGCAGGGCATTTCGTTCTGGCTATAGTGTGATAAGATCTTCTCTTGTATGGGTATGCCGTATGAGATTACTGTTTACAAAATCacttaaaatagaaaaaaaatcataattctCTGGTTGGAGAGCAATAAATCCTTGCCAGCCCAACTTTGATGCTGCTTTCGAGGAGATCCATGAATCAGACCAGATGTTAATGTGATAGTTATTAAAACCGAACCGTAATCAATTTGACCAGATTATTGGATCACTAAATCACTGATTTAACCGGTGAGTTACAAGGTAAATTGGTTGATTTggttataattaaataattgtatCAAATTAACTTATTTTCTAATtcactaattaattaatatctattatattattcaaatatatgttgaaaaatattaatattaatagatgtcatataattatcaataaaaaatatattatgattaataaaaattttttgcttatctttttttaatttataaatatttaaaaatgtttaatgtttattttaataattatataattaaaaataattaatttaaaaaagaataaatataaaataaaaatatattaaattaatataaacactatttattataataaaatgttaaaaaatatcttaaatttGCATGACTAAATgttaatacataaaattattaattatgtatGTCAAAAAAATTAGTAACATATTTATAAAAAGACACCATACATTACAAAAAGTAAACTTGGTCTAGTGGTTGTGAGACTCTTTTACATCTTGTTGACATCAGCGGGTCAACTGGTCTAATTCGGTCCTGGATTTAGACCGagtttaactaaattttttgaatttgaccgatttatttgtttgtttagtTAGAATGTTAATCTAGATCGgtttaaaatttagtttatcGATTTTTTAGTCAAACCGACCAATTCAGTTCAAATTTAATAACTATGGTAGATATTATTCCCACCTTTCAGACTAAACCCTCACTTAGCAATTCTCTAATATTCAAGAACGAgcagttatttttttaaaattatgattttactaattcaacaaaagagagattaattattagaataattttttcaaattacTTCATGGAGTTTTAAAAAGTTGacattttagataaaaaaaaattaatacaaaattaATCTCTGATATTTATCTTGGTAAAATAACCCAGAACTCTTCACATAAATCTTTCTTATCCTCTCTTTCCATTATATTGTGTTCATTGTGTTGAGTCATATCATACAATAAACACTGATTGCTAGAaatatatctatattttttaCAAAGTCTGACTATGCATGGTGATGTACAAGAATCATGAAGGGCCTACTGTATTTGAAATATTGGATAAGGTTAGGGAGCTAATTTGACTGTAAGACAGAGTCACAGAGGAGAGCAATATACGACGTCATTTTTAAAACAGTTATAGGAAGTGGTTTGTTCATCTCATTCTTGAAATATCTACAAGGACTAATCTAACCATTTTGTTTTTGAATCAGGGATTGATCTGAATATCTCACTACGCATGGACGCTTAATGGCGACGTGAGTTAATGTGCTATGTCAACAATTGATATTGGTGAGTAATGGAGGAATATGGCTAGATATTGTGTTGTTTGACAAAGATAAATATTGGAGATTACATTGCGTATTAAATTTTCTTGGAGACTAAAGTGTCTGCTCTTTAAAATTATTGGGACTAATTTAAGAAATTattctaattataattatattaatattctaAATCAGTTCCAAAAAAGTTTTTGATCA
The Arachis stenosperma cultivar V10309 chromosome 7, arast.V10309.gnm1.PFL2, whole genome shotgun sequence genome window above contains:
- the LOC130939983 gene encoding 9-beta-pimara-7,15-diene oxidase-like; its protein translation is MPESRGQRRSHGHGERQRAAGEQSFFFFELATAPSFSCKFLSLRALSLSSCRIVILLLLLHRCAIFFIFVIVTSLPVAVAIIPSLLQLLVKVMRKSEKPSSTAATSVTTFTKSQEQQGTLSPPPSRSEANGFETNTEKIANIQEAEAEGYSIHVKGLSPNTTPSLLESVLKKFGLIKNGGIQVRSQKSMRLYPQPPVLIRRSLENDMLGEYPIKRGEDIFISVWNLHRSPNLWDDADKFQPERWPVDGPNPNETNQNFRYLPFGGGPRKCIGDLFASNKTIVAFAMLVRRFNFQRAVGAPPASPILIEGHQVLVEEKRLTT